The Thermoflavifilum sp. genome contains a region encoding:
- the rpmF gene encoding 50S ribosomal protein L32, which translates to MPNPKRRHSQQRSAKRRTHYKATAGTISIDPTTGEAHLRHRAHWVENKLYYRGQVVMEKQSKES; encoded by the coding sequence ATGCCAAACCCAAAACGGAGACATTCGCAGCAACGTTCTGCCAAAAGAAGAACGCACTACAAAGCCACTGCTGGCACCATCAGCATTGATCCTACCACTGGAGAAGCACATCTTCGTCATCGTGCCCACTGGGTAGAAAACAAGTTGTATTATCGCGGACAGGTGGTCATGGAAAAGCAGAGCAAGGAAAGCTAA
- the plsX gene encoding phosphate acyltransferase PlsX, whose amino-acid sequence MIISLDMMGGDFAPEEAVKGVRLYLESTSSPADLLLIGHQDAVRPLLDQQGIPSTHYKLVHAPDVIGMHEPPTRALKEKPHSSIAIGFHLLREHQSDAFISAGNTGAMMVGTLYTIKTIEGILRPTISTLVPRENGKPGVLLDVGLNADCKPENLVQFALLGTLYARHILQIPDPRVGLLNIGEEEGKGNLLAQATYPLLKQHPAIHFIGNVEGRDLFSEKADVIVCEGFTGNVILKLGESFYEIARRRNIHDDYIEQMNFENYGGTPVLGVAEPVIIGHGISSAVAFKNMIILAEQMIQSRFTETIRQVFEQINQHS is encoded by the coding sequence ATGATCATCAGCCTTGACATGATGGGTGGCGATTTTGCCCCGGAAGAAGCGGTAAAAGGTGTTCGTTTATATCTGGAAAGTACTTCTTCTCCTGCTGATTTGCTACTCATTGGCCATCAGGATGCCGTTCGTCCTTTGCTTGATCAGCAGGGTATTCCTTCCACACATTATAAACTGGTGCATGCACCCGATGTCATTGGCATGCACGAACCTCCTACCCGTGCACTGAAGGAGAAACCCCATTCTTCTATTGCAATAGGCTTTCACCTGTTACGTGAACACCAATCCGATGCTTTCATCAGTGCAGGCAATACCGGGGCTATGATGGTGGGTACCCTGTACACCATTAAAACCATTGAAGGCATACTTCGCCCAACTATTTCCACGCTGGTACCTCGTGAAAACGGTAAACCCGGCGTATTGCTCGATGTGGGTTTAAATGCAGATTGTAAACCCGAAAACCTCGTACAATTTGCGCTGCTGGGAACGCTTTATGCGCGGCATATTCTCCAGATTCCCGATCCTCGTGTGGGATTGCTGAATATCGGTGAGGAAGAAGGTAAGGGTAACCTGCTGGCTCAGGCTACCTATCCCCTGCTCAAACAACATCCTGCTATCCATTTCATCGGGAATGTTGAAGGACGAGATCTGTTTTCTGAAAAAGCCGATGTAATTGTGTGTGAAGGATTTACAGGCAATGTGATCCTGAAATTAGGTGAGTCGTTTTATGAAATTGCACGGCGCCGCAATATTCATGATGATTACATCGAACAGATGAATTTTGAAAACTACGGAGGTACACCGGTGCTGGGCGTGGCCGAACCCGTCATCATCGGCCATGGGATTTCCAGTGCTGTGGCTTTCAAGAATATGATTATTCTTGCCGAACAAATGATTCAAAGTCGTTTCACGGAAACGATTCGTCAGGTATTCGAACAAATCAATCAGCATTCCTGA
- a CDS encoding ATP-binding protein has translation MPVETAISYPVEVLANFPLIRLIEHATIGFLLSDTADFFCWQNAAMEEALARSFPQVKLVGHSFADSFAQLRPLLKYPDEVYADLQHMLALRKEKTAYDINLIRGGVVSLTYLPLFVQGQYAGGVWAIVNLARKGQVYRTARLDVGKFRTILGHLGIGFCECTADGTITHAYDGFCELTGFNAESLRGKNMSTLIAREVSPTTHPYRQATTSREVAIRTNDGNERWALMSQVNLSDETDHQSGVMYVFMDITPQKQLLQELETVARRTEESKIALQQFLASMSHEIRTPLNAIIGMSHLLSGTRLSPEQKEYVHILQNSSNILLNLISDILSFSKIESGHMEVQHRQFNLYELVHSLTHTFELKMKKKPVKMVLDYDDRLNHYLIGDDILLNQVLLNLLSNAEKFTKKGFIRVSVKPLQIPQEQRSDDLDSRIWLEFKVADTGIGIEPEKLHLIFKDFKQAHRAESVKLGGTGLGLSISKKLIELQGGNISVESEVNKGTCFTFTLPFIDTGMPIKQETTTQTGEDNFAGVAFHDTYVLVVEDNPMNMMYMTSLLDKMKINYDIATAGDDALEMIRKQPYHLILMDIKIPVIDGLEISRIVRSEDENPNIATPIILITAAALESTVNMARECGINDLLLKPFTPEQLLHIIRKYASYEENDEEVNTYEEVQQKMYRFNPRLDVNYLQELYENNIEYAAGLFGIFLENIRPDWNEILRLKQAHDTQNLYQAIHKIKPNFAMVGLTWIAQTLEQAEKAIRKEDTWPEIEALLTKADKELEIYLPVVEEEYQHLQAFVQSLS, from the coding sequence ATGCCAGTGGAAACTGCCATATCTTATCCGGTAGAGGTGCTGGCCAATTTCCCGCTCATTCGCCTCATCGAACACGCTACGATTGGATTTTTGCTGAGCGATACTGCCGATTTCTTTTGCTGGCAGAATGCGGCGATGGAAGAGGCATTGGCCCGTTCCTTTCCACAGGTGAAACTGGTGGGACATTCCTTTGCTGATAGCTTTGCTCAGCTCAGGCCATTGCTGAAATATCCTGACGAGGTATATGCCGATTTGCAGCACATGCTTGCTTTGCGTAAAGAAAAAACCGCTTATGATATTAACCTGATTCGGGGAGGTGTAGTTTCCCTCACTTACCTGCCTTTATTCGTTCAGGGACAATATGCCGGTGGCGTGTGGGCTATCGTTAACCTTGCCAGAAAGGGACAGGTTTATCGGACAGCCCGACTGGATGTGGGGAAATTCCGAACTATTCTGGGACATCTGGGTATCGGCTTTTGCGAATGCACGGCCGACGGTACTATCACACATGCCTACGATGGATTTTGTGAGCTTACCGGCTTCAATGCAGAAAGTCTTCGGGGCAAAAACATGTCAACACTTATTGCCCGGGAAGTGTCGCCGACAACGCATCCGTATCGACAGGCTACGACTTCCCGTGAGGTGGCGATTCGGACAAACGATGGAAATGAACGCTGGGCGCTGATGAGCCAGGTGAACCTGAGCGATGAAACGGATCACCAGTCGGGCGTGATGTACGTGTTTATGGATATCACACCGCAGAAGCAGTTACTGCAGGAGCTGGAAACTGTTGCCCGTCGGACGGAAGAATCTAAAATCGCCCTGCAACAATTCCTGGCCAGCATGAGCCACGAAATCCGCACGCCGCTCAATGCCATCATCGGCATGTCGCACCTATTGTCGGGAACGCGCCTCAGCCCCGAGCAAAAAGAGTACGTACACATTTTACAAAATTCCAGCAACATCCTGCTGAATCTGATATCCGATATCCTCAGCTTTTCCAAAATTGAATCCGGACACATGGAGGTGCAGCACCGGCAATTTAATCTCTACGAGCTGGTGCACTCCCTGACCCATACCTTTGAACTTAAGATGAAGAAAAAACCGGTGAAAATGGTGCTGGACTACGATGACCGGCTGAACCATTATCTCATCGGTGATGATATTTTGTTGAATCAAGTATTATTGAACCTGTTGAGCAATGCGGAAAAATTCACCAAAAAAGGTTTCATTCGTGTTTCAGTAAAACCGTTACAGATTCCACAGGAACAAAGGTCCGATGATCTGGATTCGCGGATCTGGCTGGAATTCAAAGTGGCCGATACCGGTATAGGCATAGAACCCGAAAAGCTGCACCTCATCTTTAAAGACTTCAAACAGGCACATCGAGCTGAAAGCGTGAAGCTGGGCGGCACCGGACTTGGCCTGTCCATCAGCAAAAAACTTATTGAATTGCAGGGCGGTAACATATCTGTTGAAAGCGAGGTGAATAAAGGCACCTGTTTTACGTTTACCCTGCCCTTCATCGATACGGGCATGCCCATCAAGCAGGAAACGACCACCCAAACCGGTGAAGATAACTTTGCAGGTGTGGCATTCCACGATACCTACGTGCTGGTCGTGGAAGATAATCCGATGAACATGATGTATATGACCTCGCTGCTGGACAAAATGAAAATCAATTATGACATCGCCACTGCTGGAGATGATGCGCTGGAAATGATTCGCAAGCAGCCGTATCACCTCATTTTAATGGATATTAAAATTCCGGTAATCGATGGGTTGGAAATATCCAGAATTGTAAGGTCGGAAGACGAAAATCCCAATATCGCTACACCCATCATCCTGATCACAGCCGCCGCACTGGAAAGTACGGTGAATATGGCAAGGGAATGCGGCATCAACGACCTGTTGCTGAAACCTTTTACGCCCGAACAACTGCTGCACATCATTCGCAAATATGCCAGCTACGAAGAAAATGACGAGGAGGTGAATACCTACGAGGAAGTACAACAAAAAATGTATCGATTCAATCCACGCCTCGATGTGAATTATTTGCAGGAATTATATGAAAACAATATTGAGTATGCTGCAGGATTATTCGGCATTTTCCTGGAAAACATACGTCCCGACTGGAATGAAATACTCAGGCTTAAACAGGCGCACGATACGCAAAACCTGTATCAGGCCATTCATAAAATCAAACCCAATTTTGCAATGGTAGGGCTAACCTGGATCGCCCAAACCCTGGAGCAAGCCGAAAAAGCCATTCGTAAAGAGGATACATGGCCTGAGATCGAAGCCCTGCTGACAAAAGCCGATAAAGAACTGGAAATTTACCTACCTGTTGTGGAAGAAGAATATCAACACCTGCAGGCATTTGTGCAATCGCTCTCCTGA
- a CDS encoding DUF177 domain-containing protein: protein MKVDRQYDIAFVGLKNGIHHYQYHITDEFFTRHEVVTEFSDSQIDVGLEFEKNDQLFRLKFSITGDVTIPCDRCGEPYRLSLWEEFDQIVKLVDHPEGIDENEEPEVSYLSRTESMLNVADWIHEFILLSIPMQHIHPDLENGVSGCNPAVIQKLEEMRMRAGMPVQPSVWNELYKKFPRQ from the coding sequence ATGAAAGTAGATCGGCAATATGATATTGCATTTGTGGGTTTGAAAAATGGGATTCACCATTATCAGTATCATATTACCGATGAGTTTTTTACCCGGCATGAGGTGGTTACGGAATTCTCTGATTCACAGATTGATGTAGGGCTCGAGTTTGAAAAAAATGATCAATTGTTCCGGTTGAAATTTTCGATAACCGGCGATGTTACCATTCCTTGTGATCGATGTGGGGAACCTTACCGTTTATCGCTCTGGGAAGAATTCGATCAGATTGTTAAGCTGGTGGATCATCCGGAGGGAATCGATGAAAATGAAGAACCGGAAGTCAGTTATCTTTCGCGTACGGAATCGATGCTGAATGTGGCGGACTGGATTCATGAATTCATTTTGTTGAGTATCCCCATGCAACATATTCATCCGGATCTGGAAAATGGGGTTAGCGGATGCAATCCGGCAGTGATTCAGAAGTTAGAAGAGATGCGTATGCGCGCAGGAATGCCGGTTCAGCCTTCAGTATGGAATGAATTATATAAAAAATTTCCACGTCAATGA